In Mastomys coucha isolate ucsf_1 unplaced genomic scaffold, UCSF_Mcou_1 pScaffold5, whole genome shotgun sequence, one genomic interval encodes:
- the Sgsh gene encoding N-sulphoglucosamine sulphohydrolase isoform X2, with translation MHRWGPACCLVLLVLGLCGTHSRNVLLIVADDGGFESGVYNNTAIATPHLDALARHSLIFRNAFTSVSSCSPSRASLLTGLPQHQNGMYGLHQDVHHFNSFDKVQSLPLLLSQAGVRTEENSSVMQVGRNITRIKQLVRKFLQTQDDRPFFLYVAFHDPHRCGHSQPQYGTFCEKFGNGESGMGRIPDWTPQIYDPQDVMVPYFVPDTPAARADLAAQYTTIGRMDQGVGLVLQELQGASMLNDTLIIFTSDNGIPFPSGRTNLYWPGTAEPLLVSSPEHPQRWGQVSDAYVSLLDLTPTILDWFSIPYPSYAIFGSKTVQLTGRSLLPVLEAEPFWATVFSSQSHHEVTMSYPMRSVYHQNFRLIHNLSFKMPFPIDQDFYVSPTFQDLLNRTMASQPTGWYKDLHHYYYRERWELYDVSRDPQETQNLAADPDLAQVLEMLKAQLVKWQWETHDPWVCAPDGVLEEKLTPQCRPLHNEL, from the exons ATGCACCGCTGGGGACCGGCCTGCTGCCTAGTGCTGTTGGTCCTGGGACTCTGCGGCACGCACTCGCGCAACGTGCTGCTGATCGTTG CGGATGACGGAGGCTTTGAGAGCGGTGTATACAACAACACTGCCATCGCCACCCCTCACCTGGATGCCCTGGCTCGCCACAGCCTTATCTTCCGTAACGCCTTCACGTCCGTCAGCAGCTGTTCCCCTAGCCGTGCCAGCCTCCTCACTGGCCTGCCCCAG CATCAGAATGGCATGTATGGGCTTCACCAGGATGTGCATCACTTCAACTCTTTCGACAAGGTACAGAGCTTACCGTTGCTGCTCAGCCAGGCCGGAGTGCGTACAG AGGAGAACAGCTCTGTGATGCAGGTGGGGCGGAACATCACTAGAATTAAGCAACTGGTCCGGAAATTTCTGCAGACTCAGGATGACAG GCCCTTCTTCCTCTACGTGGCTTTCCATGACCCCCACCGCTGTGGGCACTCCCAGCCCCAGTACGGAACCTTCTGTGAGAAGTTCGGCAACGGGGAGAGTGGAATGGGGCGCATTCCAGACTGGACACCCCAGATTTACGACCCTCAGGATGTGATG GTGCCCTACTTTGTCCCAGACACACCAGCAGCCCGAGCTGACCTAGCTGCTCAGTACACCACTATCGGGAGGATGGACCAGG GGGTAGGACTGGTGCTCCAGGAGCTGCAAGGTGCCAGCATGCTGAATGACACCCTCATCATCTTCACATCTGACAATGGCATCCCCTTCCCCAGTGGCAGGACCAACCTGTACTGGCCTGGTACAGCGGAGCCTTTGTTGGTGTCATCCCCAGAGCACCCACAACGCTGGGGCCAGGTCAGCGATGCCTACGTGAGCCTTTTAG ACCTCACCCCCACCATCCTGGACTGGTTCTCCATTCCGTACCCCAGCTACGCCATCTTTGGCTCAAAGACGGTCCAGCTCACAGGCCGATCCCTCCTGCCGGTGCTGGAGGCAGAGCCCTTTTGGGCCACTGTCTTCAGCAGCCAGAGCCACCATGAGGTCACCATGTCCTACCCCATGCGCTCCGTGTACCACCAGAACTTCCGCCTCATTCACAACCTCAGCTTCAAGATGCCGTTTCCCATCGACCAAGATTTCTATGTTTCGCCGACCTTCCAGGACCTCCTGAACCGCACCATGGCAAGCCAGCCCACAGGCTGGTACAAGGATCTCCACCATTACTACTACCGGGAACGCTGGGAACTCTACGATGTCAGCCGGGACCCTCAAGAGACACAGAACCTGGCTGCTGACCCAGACTTGGCTCAAGTGCTGGAGATGCTGAAAGCTCAACTTGTCAAGTGGCAGTGGGAGACACATGACCCCTGGGTGTGTGCCCCTGATGGGGTCCTGGAAGAAAAGCTCACGCCTCAGTGCCGACCTCTTCACAATGAGCTCTGA
- the Sgsh gene encoding N-sulphoglucosamine sulphohydrolase isoform X1, producing MHRWGPACCLVLLVLGLCGTHSRNVLLIVADDGGFESGVYNNTAIATPHLDALARHSLIFRNAFTSVSSCSPSRASLLTGLPQHQNGMYGLHQDVHHFNSFDKVQSLPLLLSQAGVRTGIIGKKHVGPETVYPFDFAFTEENSSVMQVGRNITRIKQLVRKFLQTQDDRPFFLYVAFHDPHRCGHSQPQYGTFCEKFGNGESGMGRIPDWTPQIYDPQDVMVPYFVPDTPAARADLAAQYTTIGRMDQGVGLVLQELQGASMLNDTLIIFTSDNGIPFPSGRTNLYWPGTAEPLLVSSPEHPQRWGQVSDAYVSLLDLTPTILDWFSIPYPSYAIFGSKTVQLTGRSLLPVLEAEPFWATVFSSQSHHEVTMSYPMRSVYHQNFRLIHNLSFKMPFPIDQDFYVSPTFQDLLNRTMASQPTGWYKDLHHYYYRERWELYDVSRDPQETQNLAADPDLAQVLEMLKAQLVKWQWETHDPWVCAPDGVLEEKLTPQCRPLHNEL from the exons ATGCACCGCTGGGGACCGGCCTGCTGCCTAGTGCTGTTGGTCCTGGGACTCTGCGGCACGCACTCGCGCAACGTGCTGCTGATCGTTG CGGATGACGGAGGCTTTGAGAGCGGTGTATACAACAACACTGCCATCGCCACCCCTCACCTGGATGCCCTGGCTCGCCACAGCCTTATCTTCCGTAACGCCTTCACGTCCGTCAGCAGCTGTTCCCCTAGCCGTGCCAGCCTCCTCACTGGCCTGCCCCAG CATCAGAATGGCATGTATGGGCTTCACCAGGATGTGCATCACTTCAACTCTTTCGACAAGGTACAGAGCTTACCGTTGCTGCTCAGCCAGGCCGGAGTGCGTACAG GCATCATTGGGAAGAAGCACGTGGGTCCGGAGACGGTGTATCCCTTTGACTTTGCATTCACAGAGGAGAACAGCTCTGTGATGCAGGTGGGGCGGAACATCACTAGAATTAAGCAACTGGTCCGGAAATTTCTGCAGACTCAGGATGACAG GCCCTTCTTCCTCTACGTGGCTTTCCATGACCCCCACCGCTGTGGGCACTCCCAGCCCCAGTACGGAACCTTCTGTGAGAAGTTCGGCAACGGGGAGAGTGGAATGGGGCGCATTCCAGACTGGACACCCCAGATTTACGACCCTCAGGATGTGATG GTGCCCTACTTTGTCCCAGACACACCAGCAGCCCGAGCTGACCTAGCTGCTCAGTACACCACTATCGGGAGGATGGACCAGG GGGTAGGACTGGTGCTCCAGGAGCTGCAAGGTGCCAGCATGCTGAATGACACCCTCATCATCTTCACATCTGACAATGGCATCCCCTTCCCCAGTGGCAGGACCAACCTGTACTGGCCTGGTACAGCGGAGCCTTTGTTGGTGTCATCCCCAGAGCACCCACAACGCTGGGGCCAGGTCAGCGATGCCTACGTGAGCCTTTTAG ACCTCACCCCCACCATCCTGGACTGGTTCTCCATTCCGTACCCCAGCTACGCCATCTTTGGCTCAAAGACGGTCCAGCTCACAGGCCGATCCCTCCTGCCGGTGCTGGAGGCAGAGCCCTTTTGGGCCACTGTCTTCAGCAGCCAGAGCCACCATGAGGTCACCATGTCCTACCCCATGCGCTCCGTGTACCACCAGAACTTCCGCCTCATTCACAACCTCAGCTTCAAGATGCCGTTTCCCATCGACCAAGATTTCTATGTTTCGCCGACCTTCCAGGACCTCCTGAACCGCACCATGGCAAGCCAGCCCACAGGCTGGTACAAGGATCTCCACCATTACTACTACCGGGAACGCTGGGAACTCTACGATGTCAGCCGGGACCCTCAAGAGACACAGAACCTGGCTGCTGACCCAGACTTGGCTCAAGTGCTGGAGATGCTGAAAGCTCAACTTGTCAAGTGGCAGTGGGAGACACATGACCCCTGGGTGTGTGCCCCTGATGGGGTCCTGGAAGAAAAGCTCACGCCTCAGTGCCGACCTCTTCACAATGAGCTCTGA
- the Sgsh gene encoding N-sulphoglucosamine sulphohydrolase isoform X3, with amino-acid sequence MYGLHQDVHHFNSFDKVQSLPLLLSQAGVRTGIIGKKHVGPETVYPFDFAFTEENSSVMQVGRNITRIKQLVRKFLQTQDDRPFFLYVAFHDPHRCGHSQPQYGTFCEKFGNGESGMGRIPDWTPQIYDPQDVMVPYFVPDTPAARADLAAQYTTIGRMDQGVGLVLQELQGASMLNDTLIIFTSDNGIPFPSGRTNLYWPGTAEPLLVSSPEHPQRWGQVSDAYVSLLDLTPTILDWFSIPYPSYAIFGSKTVQLTGRSLLPVLEAEPFWATVFSSQSHHEVTMSYPMRSVYHQNFRLIHNLSFKMPFPIDQDFYVSPTFQDLLNRTMASQPTGWYKDLHHYYYRERWELYDVSRDPQETQNLAADPDLAQVLEMLKAQLVKWQWETHDPWVCAPDGVLEEKLTPQCRPLHNEL; translated from the exons ATGTATGGGCTTCACCAGGATGTGCATCACTTCAACTCTTTCGACAAGGTACAGAGCTTACCGTTGCTGCTCAGCCAGGCCGGAGTGCGTACAG GCATCATTGGGAAGAAGCACGTGGGTCCGGAGACGGTGTATCCCTTTGACTTTGCATTCACAGAGGAGAACAGCTCTGTGATGCAGGTGGGGCGGAACATCACTAGAATTAAGCAACTGGTCCGGAAATTTCTGCAGACTCAGGATGACAG GCCCTTCTTCCTCTACGTGGCTTTCCATGACCCCCACCGCTGTGGGCACTCCCAGCCCCAGTACGGAACCTTCTGTGAGAAGTTCGGCAACGGGGAGAGTGGAATGGGGCGCATTCCAGACTGGACACCCCAGATTTACGACCCTCAGGATGTGATG GTGCCCTACTTTGTCCCAGACACACCAGCAGCCCGAGCTGACCTAGCTGCTCAGTACACCACTATCGGGAGGATGGACCAGG GGGTAGGACTGGTGCTCCAGGAGCTGCAAGGTGCCAGCATGCTGAATGACACCCTCATCATCTTCACATCTGACAATGGCATCCCCTTCCCCAGTGGCAGGACCAACCTGTACTGGCCTGGTACAGCGGAGCCTTTGTTGGTGTCATCCCCAGAGCACCCACAACGCTGGGGCCAGGTCAGCGATGCCTACGTGAGCCTTTTAG ACCTCACCCCCACCATCCTGGACTGGTTCTCCATTCCGTACCCCAGCTACGCCATCTTTGGCTCAAAGACGGTCCAGCTCACAGGCCGATCCCTCCTGCCGGTGCTGGAGGCAGAGCCCTTTTGGGCCACTGTCTTCAGCAGCCAGAGCCACCATGAGGTCACCATGTCCTACCCCATGCGCTCCGTGTACCACCAGAACTTCCGCCTCATTCACAACCTCAGCTTCAAGATGCCGTTTCCCATCGACCAAGATTTCTATGTTTCGCCGACCTTCCAGGACCTCCTGAACCGCACCATGGCAAGCCAGCCCACAGGCTGGTACAAGGATCTCCACCATTACTACTACCGGGAACGCTGGGAACTCTACGATGTCAGCCGGGACCCTCAAGAGACACAGAACCTGGCTGCTGACCCAGACTTGGCTCAAGTGCTGGAGATGCTGAAAGCTCAACTTGTCAAGTGGCAGTGGGAGACACATGACCCCTGGGTGTGTGCCCCTGATGGGGTCCTGGAAGAAAAGCTCACGCCTCAGTGCCGACCTCTTCACAATGAGCTCTGA